From a region of the Deinococcota bacterium genome:
- a CDS encoding agmatine deiminase family protein: protein MTADGRDLPAAQGFAMPAEWSEHAATWTSWPFDDALWVGHLEGVRRELAELVTTIARFEPVVVNVRDEETEEDARARLTAAGADMTRIRFHRLALNDIWFRDNGPLFVRDEQGQVALTDWVFNAWGEKYSPWDDDDRAPERVAKTLGMRRFAVDKVMEGGALELNSQGTLLTTRSCLLHQRRNPNLSELDLERLLKGYLGAKHVIWLEGGLEDDHTDGHIDTIVRFAGDETILCSVEEDQKDANYDTMQRNLHALRALRDGAGEPYRVVPLPLPRKRMELSGKRLPLSYANFYIGNGFVVVPVYGDANDERALAILRPLFPGRLVIGLNAAELITGGGAFHCVTQQQPAGEVYGGG, encoded by the coding sequence ATGACAGCAGACGGCCGAGACCTTCCCGCCGCGCAGGGCTTTGCCATGCCCGCCGAGTGGAGCGAGCACGCCGCCACCTGGACGAGTTGGCCCTTTGACGACGCGCTCTGGGTCGGGCACTTAGAGGGCGTGCGCCGCGAGCTCGCCGAACTGGTCACGACCATCGCCCGCTTCGAGCCGGTCGTCGTCAACGTCCGCGACGAGGAGACCGAAGAGGACGCCCGGGCGCGCCTGACGGCCGCGGGCGCCGACATGACGCGGATCCGCTTCCACCGCCTTGCCCTAAACGACATCTGGTTTCGCGACAACGGGCCGCTCTTTGTCAGGGACGAGCAGGGCCAAGTCGCCCTGACCGACTGGGTGTTCAACGCCTGGGGCGAGAAGTACAGCCCCTGGGACGACGACGACCGCGCGCCCGAGCGGGTTGCAAAGACGCTTGGCATGAGGCGCTTTGCGGTAGACAAGGTGATGGAGGGCGGCGCGCTGGAGCTCAACAGCCAGGGCACCCTCCTGACCACCCGCTCCTGCTTGCTCCACCAGCGGCGCAACCCCAACCTGAGCGAGCTCGACCTCGAGAGGCTGCTGAAGGGCTACCTGGGCGCCAAGCACGTGATCTGGTTGGAAGGCGGCCTGGAAGACGATCACACCGACGGCCACATCGACACCATCGTCAGGTTCGCGGGTGACGAGACCATCCTCTGCTCGGTCGAGGAGGACCAGAAGGACGCCAACTACGACACCATGCAGCGCAACCTGCACGCCCTGAGGGCCCTGCGCGACGGGGCGGGCGAGCCCTACCGGGTCGTCCCGCTGCCGCTGCCCCGGAAGCGGATGGAACTGAGCGGCAAACGTCTGCCGCTCTCCTACGCCAACTTCTACATCGGCAACGGCTTCGTGGTAGTGCCCGTCTACGGCGACGCCAACGACGAGCGGGCGCTAGCGATCCTGCGGCCGCTCTTCCCCGGCCGCCTTGTCATCGGCTTGAACGCGGCGGAGCTGATCACGGGCGGCGGGGCCTTTCACTGCGTCACTCAGCAGCAGCCCGCCGGGGAGGTCTATGGTGGGGGCTGA